A window of Desertibacillus haloalkaliphilus contains these coding sequences:
- the ruvA gene encoding Holliday junction branch migration protein RuvA, which translates to MIEFVYGKVDFIDTQYIVLETSNIGYQIYCANPFEYQANQEEMVKVYTYQHVREDILRLYGFKTRQERALFEKLLNVSGIGPKGALAVLATGQPDHVIKAIEEEDEAFLVKFPGVGKKTARQMILDLKGKLDDFAPHLFESRSIDESETLTPKEQLNSGALDEAVEALKALGYVDREINRVLPTLREEDTTTDQYIKMALQLIMNR; encoded by the coding sequence TTGATAGAATTTGTATATGGTAAAGTTGACTTTATTGATACACAATACATCGTTCTAGAAACGAGTAACATTGGGTATCAAATCTACTGCGCTAATCCGTTTGAATATCAAGCAAACCAAGAAGAAATGGTTAAAGTATATACGTATCAGCACGTTCGTGAAGATATATTACGGTTATATGGGTTTAAAACGAGACAGGAACGGGCATTGTTTGAGAAACTTTTGAATGTGTCAGGGATTGGACCTAAAGGAGCGTTAGCGGTTCTGGCGACAGGACAGCCTGATCATGTCATAAAAGCGATTGAAGAAGAGGATGAGGCATTTTTAGTGAAGTTCCCCGGGGTTGGAAAGAAAACGGCAAGACAAATGATTCTAGATTTAAAAGGGAAGTTGGATGATTTCGCACCGCACTTATTTGAATCTAGATCGATTGATGAAAGTGAAACATTAACACCGAAGGAACAGTTGAACTCAGGAGCACTTGATGAAGCGGTTGAAGCATTGAAGGCACTTGGGTATGTTGATCGAGAAATTAATCGTGTACTACCAACGCTTCGAGAAGAGGATACAACGACTGATCAATACATTAAGATGGCGTTGCAATTAATCATGAATCGTTAA
- the tgt gene encoding tRNA guanosine(34) transglycosylase Tgt: protein MAAVTYEHIKTCKQSGARLGRVHTPHGVFETPIFMPVGTLATVKTMSPEELKEIGSQIILSNTYHLWLRPGHDIVKEAGGLHQFMNWDKPILTDSGGFQVFSLSDLRKIKEEGVYFRNHLSGEKLFLSPEGAMEIQNALGSDIMMAFDECPPYPAEHEYMKNSVERTSRWAERCLEGHKRPNDQGLFGIIQGGEYEDLRRQSASDLVSLDFPGYAIGGLSVGEPKDVMNRVLEFTTPLLPDNKPRYLMGVGSPDSLIDGAIRGVDMFDCVLPTRIARNGTLMTSKGRLVVRNAKYARDFSPLDENCDCHVCRNYSRAYIRHLVKCDETFGFRLTSYHNLYFLLNLMEQVRQAIREDRLLDFREEFFEQYGFNKPNAKNF from the coding sequence ATGGCAGCCGTTACCTATGAACATATCAAAACGTGTAAGCAGTCAGGTGCGCGTTTAGGGAGAGTCCATACACCTCATGGGGTGTTTGAGACGCCTATCTTTATGCCTGTTGGGACATTGGCAACTGTAAAAACAATGAGTCCTGAGGAATTAAAGGAAATTGGCTCACAAATTATTTTAAGTAATACGTATCATTTATGGCTTCGACCTGGTCATGATATTGTGAAAGAAGCAGGTGGACTACATCAGTTTATGAATTGGGACAAGCCGATTTTAACAGATTCTGGTGGTTTTCAGGTCTTTAGTTTAAGTGACTTGCGTAAGATAAAAGAAGAAGGGGTTTATTTTCGAAATCATTTAAGTGGTGAAAAGCTGTTCTTAAGTCCTGAGGGAGCCATGGAGATTCAAAATGCCCTAGGTTCAGATATTATGATGGCCTTTGATGAGTGTCCTCCGTATCCGGCTGAACATGAGTATATGAAAAATTCAGTCGAGCGGACAAGCCGTTGGGCAGAGCGTTGTCTTGAAGGACATAAGCGCCCTAATGATCAAGGGTTATTTGGGATTATTCAAGGTGGCGAGTATGAAGATCTTCGGCGCCAAAGTGCGAGCGATTTAGTATCACTCGACTTTCCTGGGTACGCCATTGGAGGTTTATCCGTCGGTGAACCGAAAGATGTGATGAATCGTGTACTTGAATTTACGACACCACTACTTCCAGACAATAAGCCACGCTATTTAATGGGGGTGGGTTCACCAGATTCATTAATTGATGGGGCAATTCGAGGGGTCGACATGTTTGACTGTGTCTTGCCGACAAGAATTGCTAGAAATGGGACATTAATGACGAGCAAAGGACGTCTTGTCGTCCGGAATGCTAAATATGCGCGTGACTTTTCACCATTGGATGAAAATTGTGATTGTCATGTTTGTCGGAACTATTCACGAGCCTATATTCGTCATCTCGTTAAATGTGATGAAACGTTCGGATTTCGCTTAACCTCTTACCATAATCTTTATTTCTTGTTAAACTTAATGGAGCAAGTGAGGCAGGCGATTCGTGAAGATCGATTACTCGATTTTCGTGAAGAATTTTTTGAACAATATGGATTCAACAAACCAAATGCAAAAAACTTTTAA
- a CDS encoding DUF2905 domain-containing protein: MPKILVTVGIVLIVIGLLWQVGGKYFSLGKLPGDIFIKKGNTTFYFPIVTSIILSIVLSLIFYVIGRFR; encoded by the coding sequence ATGCCAAAAATCTTAGTGACGGTTGGGATCGTTTTAATTGTTATTGGATTGTTGTGGCAGGTAGGTGGTAAATATTTTTCACTAGGCAAGCTCCCGGGCGACATTTTTATTAAAAAAGGAAATACGACATTTTATTTCCCGATTGTGACGTCAATTATTTTAAGTATCGTTCTATCGTTAATTTTTTACGTGATTGGTCGTTTTCGTTAA
- the queA gene encoding tRNA preQ1(34) S-adenosylmethionine ribosyltransferase-isomerase QueA, producing MDVNQFDFTLPEELIAQTPLRERSASRLLVVDPKVEKISHQQFPSIIDYLNPGDCLVLNDTRVLPARLYGMKEETGAKVETLLLKQLENDRWETLVKPAKRVKVGTTVTFGDGRLRGVCVEELEHGGRVIEFSYEGIFHEVLDQLGEMPLPPYITEQLDDKERYQTVFAKHRGSAAAPTAGLHFTEQLLKEIEEKGVHITYITLHVGLGTFRPVSVENIEEHDMHAEFYQMTEGTAQLLNQVKRDGGQIIAVGTTSARTLETIARDNEGTFKESSGWTDIFIFPGYHFQGIHGMITNFHLPKSTLMMLVSALAGREFILKAYEEAVRERYRFFSFGDAMLILEGSYK from the coding sequence ATGGATGTCAATCAATTTGATTTTACATTACCAGAAGAACTTATCGCACAGACGCCACTAAGAGAGCGGAGTGCTTCAAGGCTACTCGTTGTTGACCCAAAGGTGGAGAAGATTTCTCACCAACAATTTCCATCAATCATTGATTATCTCAATCCTGGTGACTGTTTGGTGTTAAATGATACAAGAGTTTTGCCAGCGAGATTATACGGGATGAAAGAAGAAACGGGTGCAAAAGTTGAAACCTTACTTTTGAAGCAATTGGAAAATGACCGTTGGGAGACATTGGTTAAACCGGCGAAACGGGTTAAAGTAGGAACAACTGTTACATTTGGAGATGGCCGGCTTCGGGGTGTTTGTGTAGAAGAACTAGAACACGGTGGGCGTGTGATTGAATTTAGCTATGAAGGGATTTTTCATGAAGTTCTTGATCAGCTAGGTGAAATGCCACTCCCGCCGTATATTACCGAGCAACTCGATGATAAAGAGCGTTATCAAACCGTATTTGCTAAACATCGTGGGTCCGCCGCAGCACCAACCGCAGGCCTTCATTTCACAGAACAATTATTGAAGGAGATTGAAGAGAAAGGTGTACATATCACCTATATTACCTTACATGTTGGGCTTGGCACGTTTCGACCAGTCAGTGTAGAGAATATTGAGGAGCATGACATGCATGCTGAGTTTTACCAAATGACAGAAGGGACCGCTCAATTGCTGAATCAGGTAAAGCGAGATGGCGGTCAAATTATTGCGGTTGGAACAACTTCTGCTCGGACATTAGAGACGATTGCTAGAGACAATGAAGGAACGTTCAAAGAATCGTCAGGCTGGACCGATATTTTTATTTTTCCTGGTTATCACTTTCAAGGCATCCATGGTATGATCACGAATTTCCATTTGCCTAAATCAACGCTAATGATGCTTGTTAGTGCCTTAGCCGGACGCGAATTTATCTTAAAAGCTTATGAAGAAGCGGTAAGAGAACGCTATCGCTTTTTTAGTTTTGGAGATGCAATGCTCATCTTAGAAGGGAGTTACAAGTAA
- the yajC gene encoding preprotein translocase subunit YajC produces the protein MDLLATLGPLILMFAIFYFLLIRPQQKRQKAIKEMHDNLQKGNKIITIGGLHGTIDAIDEDKIVILVDDNRKLTYDRSAVREVVNPD, from the coding sequence ATGGATTTATTAGCAACGCTTGGTCCGCTAATTTTAATGTTTGCGATTTTCTACTTTCTTTTAATTCGCCCGCAGCAAAAGCGACAAAAGGCAATTAAAGAAATGCATGATAACCTACAAAAAGGAAACAAGATCATTACAATTGGTGGTTTACATGGAACTATCGATGCAATTGATGAAGACAAAATTGTCATTCTAGTTGATGATAACCGTAAACTTACGTATGATCGCTCAGCTGTACGTGAAGTAGTCAATCCAGATTAA
- a CDS encoding YhcN/YlaJ family sporulation lipoprotein, with protein sequence MKKFALSLTAASMILGGLAGCGVDNQGADMGARQVGMNTQATDQTTGTATRNDTAARGAGDRWTGEGPLTDMMTPNRRDAGAGLMGENVRGRGMSRQNVRGTQTGQREGIIGQTGNHRGQGVTGANQDRRGTIGQANINQRPAGTGTYGGANVGMTGQRQGMGAAELDGRRATQDAGGRRTTGLTGQRGTGAGAAGLTGNRTGMVDNTGTLRGQAQNRVGTGTANYHQDYDSQAVQRITDRVNRLDNVNDPRVIVNDNTVVVGIDGDGQDRGRIESQVREAVREVNNDYDVHVVTDRDGVNRIRTMDDRLRGGAAFDEVGATFREMIGDLGRAAQRPFERSR encoded by the coding sequence ATGAAAAAGTTTGCTCTTTCGTTAACAGCAGCCTCAATGATCTTAGGTGGACTTGCAGGTTGTGGAGTCGATAATCAAGGTGCAGATATGGGTGCGCGTCAAGTGGGTATGAATACACAAGCCACGGACCAGACAACAGGTACCGCAACAAGAAATGACACTGCAGCTCGAGGAGCTGGAGATCGTTGGACTGGTGAGGGGCCATTAACTGATATGATGACGCCAAACCGTCGTGATGCTGGTGCCGGCCTGATGGGTGAAAACGTTCGAGGACGTGGCATGTCACGTCAAAACGTTCGCGGAACTCAAACTGGTCAGCGTGAAGGTATTATTGGTCAAACTGGCAATCATCGTGGCCAAGGAGTGACTGGTGCGAATCAAGATCGTCGTGGTACGATTGGTCAAGCGAACATTAACCAGCGCCCGGCGGGAACAGGTACGTATGGTGGCGCTAATGTCGGTATGACAGGACAGCGCCAAGGTATGGGTGCAGCTGAATTAGATGGCCGACGAGCGACACAGGATGCCGGTGGTAGACGTACAACGGGCTTAACCGGACAAAGAGGTACTGGTGCGGGAGCTGCTGGATTAACTGGAAACCGCACTGGGATGGTTGATAATACGGGAACCCTGAGAGGACAAGCTCAAAACCGTGTGGGAACAGGTACTGCCAATTATCATCAAGACTATGATAGTCAAGCAGTACAACGCATAACAGACAGAGTGAACCGACTCGATAATGTAAATGACCCACGTGTCATTGTTAATGATAATACAGTAGTTGTTGGTATTGATGGAGATGGTCAAGATAGAGGGCGAATTGAGTCTCAAGTGCGTGAGGCTGTTAGAGAGGTCAATAATGACTATGACGTTCATGTTGTGACCGATCGTGATGGTGTAAACCGTATTCGCACAATGGATGACCGTTTGCGTGGTGGTGCAGCATTTGATGAAGTTGGTGCTACATTCCGAGAAATGATTGGGGATCTTGGTCGAGCGGCTCAACGACCATTTGAACGTTCTCGATAA
- a CDS encoding dicarboxylate/amino acid:cation symporter: MKLILKLLVGIIAGILIGLVGPEFIVRLMITIKTVFGSFIGFIIPFIILFFIASGVAGLGQRSGGLVGKTVGVAYLSTFLAGIVAFFVASIIIPNISSGYQSIEEGTAALEPLLNIEFTPLMGVVTALITAFVFGIGVAKTGSATLKSMFDEGKKIIDLVISKIIIPFLPLYIAGIFAELAYEGTVFETLKVFGVVLVLAICTHWLWIIIQYITAGSISKRNPFQLLKNMLPAYFTALGTMSSAATIPVTLRSTKQNRVKEDIANFVVPLSANIHLSGSVITIVTCTVAVMTLTPELAMPSFTQMIPFILMLGVIMVAAPGVPGGAIMAATGVLMTMFGFNEAAIGLMIALYMAQDSFGTATNVTGDGAISVIVDQVSEKSK, translated from the coding sequence ATGAAGTTAATACTTAAATTACTTGTGGGGATCATAGCAGGTATTCTTATAGGATTAGTTGGGCCTGAATTCATCGTTAGGCTAATGATTACAATAAAGACGGTGTTTGGAAGTTTTATTGGCTTTATTATTCCATTTATTATTTTATTTTTCATAGCTTCTGGTGTCGCTGGATTAGGTCAGCGCTCAGGAGGTCTTGTTGGAAAAACGGTTGGTGTTGCATACTTGTCAACCTTCTTGGCAGGGATCGTCGCATTTTTTGTGGCTAGCATCATCATCCCAAATATATCTAGTGGATATCAATCAATTGAGGAAGGGACGGCGGCGTTAGAGCCTCTTTTAAATATTGAATTCACACCACTTATGGGAGTTGTAACAGCGCTCATTACAGCTTTTGTATTTGGAATAGGTGTAGCGAAAACAGGTAGCGCGACATTAAAGTCAATGTTCGATGAAGGTAAAAAAATCATCGATTTAGTCATTTCAAAGATTATCATTCCTTTTTTACCATTGTACATCGCAGGGATTTTTGCTGAGCTTGCTTATGAAGGAACTGTTTTTGAAACTTTAAAAGTGTTCGGTGTTGTCTTAGTTCTAGCGATTTGTACTCATTGGCTATGGATCATCATTCAGTACATCACAGCTGGTTCAATTAGCAAACGAAATCCATTCCAATTATTAAAAAATATGTTGCCTGCTTATTTTACAGCGCTCGGAACAATGAGTAGTGCAGCGACAATTCCTGTGACATTACGTTCAACGAAACAAAACCGTGTGAAGGAAGATATTGCAAACTTTGTTGTACCGTTATCAGCAAACATTCATTTATCTGGAAGTGTGATTACAATCGTTACTTGTACGGTTGCGGTAATGACCTTAACACCAGAATTAGCCATGCCAAGCTTTACACAAATGATTCCGTTTATCCTTATGCTTGGTGTGATCATGGTGGCAGCGCCGGGTGTTCCTGGGGGAGCGATTATGGCAGCGACCGGGGTCTTAATGACGATGTTTGGGTTTAATGAGGCAGCCATTGGCTTAATGATTGCATTATATATGGCCCAAGATAGTTTTGGAACGGCGACAAACGTCACTGGGGACGGAGCCATTTCTGTCATTGTTGACCAAGTATCAGAAAAAAGTAAATAA
- the ruvB gene encoding Holliday junction branch migration DNA helicase RuvB gives MDERMVSAESQFAEDALDFSLRPSDLSQYIGQEKVKENLRVFIEAAKMREEALDHVLLYGPPGLGKTTLSAIIANEMGVQMRTTSGPAIERPGDLAAILTALEPGDVLFIDEIHRLNRIVEEVLYPAMEDFCIDIVIGKGPTARSVRLDLPPFTLVGATTRAGLLSAPLRDRFGVLSRLEFYREEELALIVDRTAELLGVEIQGQATNEIARRSRGTPRIANRLLRRVRDFAQVQSDGIISEQLAVDALEKLQVDRLGLDHIDHKLLMGIIEKFRGGPVGLDTIAATIGEEAHTIEDVYEPYLLQIGFLQRTPRGRVVTADVYHHFNMEVPK, from the coding sequence GTGGATGAAAGGATGGTTTCGGCTGAGTCTCAGTTTGCTGAAGATGCGTTAGATTTTAGTTTGCGTCCAAGTGATTTAAGCCAGTACATCGGTCAAGAAAAAGTAAAAGAAAATCTACGTGTCTTTATTGAAGCGGCAAAAATGCGTGAAGAGGCGCTTGATCATGTTTTGCTATATGGTCCGCCTGGCTTAGGGAAAACAACGCTTTCGGCGATTATTGCAAATGAGATGGGCGTACAAATGCGCACAACTTCAGGACCTGCGATTGAGCGTCCTGGTGACTTAGCAGCGATTTTAACTGCGCTAGAGCCAGGTGATGTCTTATTTATTGATGAGATTCATCGTCTCAATCGAATTGTCGAAGAAGTGTTGTATCCGGCGATGGAGGATTTTTGTATTGACATTGTGATCGGTAAAGGACCGACAGCTAGGTCTGTACGGCTTGATTTACCTCCCTTTACATTGGTTGGTGCAACAACAAGGGCTGGATTGTTATCAGCGCCATTGCGTGATCGCTTTGGCGTCTTATCGCGACTTGAATTTTACCGAGAAGAAGAGCTTGCATTAATTGTAGACCGAACGGCGGAACTGCTCGGTGTAGAAATTCAAGGGCAAGCGACTAATGAGATTGCAAGACGGTCACGTGGTACACCAAGGATTGCGAACAGGCTATTACGCAGAGTTCGTGATTTTGCCCAAGTCCAAAGTGATGGTATCATCTCCGAGCAATTAGCGGTCGATGCACTTGAGAAGCTACAAGTGGATCGTTTGGGATTAGATCATATTGATCATAAGTTATTGATGGGGATTATCGAGAAGTTCCGTGGCGGTCCGGTAGGGTTAGATACCATTGCAGCTACGATTGGTGAAGAGGCACATACGATTGAGGATGTGTATGAGCCGTATTTGCTGCAAATTGGTTTCTTACAGCGAACCCCGCGTGGAAGAGTTGTGACGGCTGATGTCTATCACCATTTTAATATGGAGGTGCCAAAGTGA
- a CDS encoding DUF421 domain-containing protein — protein sequence MDYGTMILRTLLIYVIILLVLRFMGKREIGQLSVIDFVVSIMIAELAVISIENTAAPMLNTIVPILILSIIQITLAYIGLKSEKIRDIVDGKPSVLINQGKIDENEMRKQRYNFDDLLVQLRQNKIRSVSDVEFAILEPSGKLSVIEKEAKTNGEDNLHNFLPVPLILDGEIQQQHLEKINQTQLWLRQELRKLGYRDIKKISYCSVDKNGSFFIDLDD from the coding sequence TTGGATTATGGAACAATGATATTACGAACATTATTGATTTATGTTATTATCCTTCTTGTTCTTCGCTTTATGGGGAAAAGAGAGATTGGTCAATTATCGGTAATTGATTTTGTCGTAAGTATCATGATTGCAGAACTAGCTGTGATCTCGATTGAAAATACGGCCGCACCAATGTTAAATACGATTGTTCCCATTCTTATTTTGTCGATCATTCAAATCACATTAGCTTATATCGGACTAAAAAGTGAAAAAATAAGAGATATAGTTGATGGAAAGCCATCGGTATTGATTAACCAAGGAAAGATTGACGAAAATGAGATGCGAAAACAACGTTACAATTTCGACGATCTCCTCGTTCAACTCCGACAAAATAAAATTAGGAGTGTTTCTGACGTTGAATTTGCTATTCTAGAGCCATCTGGAAAGTTATCTGTGATTGAAAAGGAAGCTAAAACAAATGGAGAAGATAACCTACATAATTTCCTTCCTGTCCCTCTCATTCTAGATGGTGAGATCCAGCAACAACATCTAGAGAAAATTAATCAAACACAGTTATGGTTAAGGCAAGAACTAAGAAAGTTAGGTTATCGAGATATAAAAAAAATCTCCTATTGTTCAGTTGATAAAAATGGTTCCTTTTTTATAGATTTGGATGATTAA
- a CDS encoding TIGR04086 family membrane protein: protein MTHRGIIPGMLYGVLTILAIALSFSFIVSLVLTFTAFTESSFSWLILTASFLALFIGGVVSGMISKQKGWVVGAATALLYSVITFLIQYLGYNSTFSLEQYVHHAGYLACGVLGGIIGVNLFSNQS from the coding sequence TTGACACATCGGGGCATCATTCCAGGAATGTTGTACGGCGTACTAACGATTTTAGCAATTGCGCTTTCCTTTAGCTTTATTGTCTCTTTAGTATTAACCTTCACAGCATTTACAGAATCTTCATTTTCTTGGCTGATCTTAACGGCATCCTTCCTTGCACTATTTATCGGGGGTGTTGTATCAGGCATGATTTCGAAGCAGAAAGGTTGGGTCGTTGGTGCAGCAACTGCCTTACTTTATTCTGTGATCACATTTCTCATCCAATATTTAGGGTACAATTCAACATTCTCACTTGAACAATATGTTCACCACGCAGGCTACCTCGCTTGTGGTGTCTTAGGTGGGATTATTGGAGTTAATCTATTTAGCAATCAATCCTAA
- a CDS encoding BofC C-terminal domain-containing protein, protein MKVRPLIVLIKKYPAFIALFFLMSCLIAFSSMEKSVAEKVEDKPPAQQEETYEVMGPKTVEVILEREYLDGEVSEEVVEETIWSMEDFWAFYENWTLVDQAEDKVVFKQQVDDISPLLKINGYFGISEDGTLKLYEGKPTEENVIQSLYQINTKKLKSHQHVNLKEGIPVQSREHYEQVLKTFKKFAIKEM, encoded by the coding sequence ATGAAAGTTCGCCCATTGATTGTTTTAATTAAAAAGTATCCGGCTTTTATTGCTTTGTTCTTTTTAATGAGTTGTCTTATTGCATTTTCATCTATGGAAAAAAGTGTTGCTGAAAAAGTAGAGGATAAACCACCAGCTCAACAAGAAGAAACATATGAAGTGATGGGTCCCAAAACCGTTGAAGTGATTTTAGAAAGAGAGTATTTAGATGGAGAAGTGAGTGAAGAAGTTGTCGAGGAAACGATTTGGTCGATGGAGGACTTCTGGGCCTTTTATGAAAATTGGACACTCGTCGATCAGGCCGAAGACAAAGTCGTATTTAAACAGCAGGTGGATGACATTTCGCCTTTATTAAAAATAAATGGTTATTTTGGTATTTCTGAAGATGGAACATTAAAGTTATATGAAGGTAAACCGACCGAAGAAAATGTCATTCAGTCATTATATCAAATTAATACAAAGAAACTGAAAAGTCATCAGCATGTAAATTTGAAAGAAGGAATTCCTGTTCAATCGCGAGAGCATTATGAACAAGTGTTGAAAACCTTTAAAAAATTTGCGATTAAAGAAATGTAA
- a CDS encoding YebC/PmpR family DNA-binding transcriptional regulator, translated as MAGHSKWKNIQHRKGRQDAIRGKVFTKISKEIFAATRNGGDDPTTNARLRMAINKAKAANMPNDNIERTIKKALGELDGVTYEEIRYEGYGPSGVAVMVDVLTDNKNRSAAEVRHAFNKNGGNLGENGCVSFMFDRKGLLVIDREHVDVDEDEMLLEVIEAGADELETTEDVFEILTDPEEFEPVKTALEEQGYTFSTAEVTMLPQTKTELTDDDALKVLKLIETLEDNDDVQNVYHNLEAADDVYEKFHQG; from the coding sequence GTGGCAGGACATTCGAAATGGAAAAATATCCAACACCGTAAAGGGAGACAAGATGCAATCCGTGGTAAGGTCTTCACGAAAATTTCAAAGGAAATTTTTGCCGCGACTCGAAATGGCGGTGATGATCCAACCACAAATGCCAGGTTACGGATGGCCATTAATAAAGCCAAGGCGGCGAATATGCCAAATGATAATATTGAACGAACGATAAAAAAAGCACTTGGGGAACTTGATGGGGTAACCTATGAGGAAATTCGTTATGAAGGTTATGGGCCTAGCGGGGTTGCAGTCATGGTCGATGTATTAACCGATAATAAAAACCGATCAGCCGCAGAGGTTCGGCACGCATTCAATAAAAACGGTGGAAATCTAGGTGAAAATGGCTGCGTTTCTTTTATGTTTGATCGCAAAGGTTTGCTTGTGATCGATCGTGAGCATGTCGATGTTGATGAAGATGAGATGTTATTAGAAGTGATTGAAGCTGGTGCCGATGAATTGGAAACAACAGAGGACGTATTTGAAATTTTGACAGACCCTGAAGAGTTTGAGCCTGTTAAGACCGCACTTGAAGAGCAAGGATATACATTTTCAACAGCAGAGGTTACGATGCTTCCGCAAACAAAAACGGAACTAACGGATGATGATGCTCTTAAGGTTCTTAAATTAATTGAAACATTAGAAGATAATGATGATGTACAGAACGTTTATCACAATCTAGAAGCAGCTGATGACGTTTATGAGAAGTTCCACCAAGGATAA
- a CDS encoding ArsB/NhaD family transporter: protein MEVTLAFIIFTISYIIIISEKLNRALVACLGGVMMLFVGVIDLDAAFLQHIDWHTITLLLAMMILVSITSQSGAFEYIAVTVAKQVKGKPVPLLIFLSILTAVGSAFLNNVTTVLLIVPIVLTLTRMLEMNAVPFLLTIILASNIGGTATLIGDPPNLMIGQAVEHLSFNDFLFHLGPVVLFIFIVILTGLVMYYRNSLKVTTENQMRLLAIEPKSYLKHKPLLIKSVSVLAVTTFGFIIQPLLKVELTSIAMAGALLLMLLTHQEQNIEEVFKSVEWVTLFFFVGLFMLVGGLKDVGIIDEIAKSIIYYTDGDLPKTSIFILWSSGILSGFVDNIPFVAAMIPVILEFENYGMTNLDPLWWALALGACLGGNGTLIGATANVIVAGLAMKAKQPFSYMEFLKVGAPVALVSFIISTVYLYVRYLIPFH from the coding sequence ATGGAAGTTACTTTGGCCTTTATCATTTTTACGATCAGTTATATTATCATTATTAGTGAAAAGTTGAACCGTGCTCTTGTTGCCTGTCTTGGTGGGGTCATGATGCTATTTGTCGGTGTGATTGATTTAGATGCCGCCTTTTTGCAACATATCGATTGGCATACGATCACACTTTTGTTAGCGATGATGATCCTCGTATCAATTACGAGTCAAAGTGGGGCATTTGAATACATAGCGGTAACCGTGGCGAAGCAAGTTAAAGGAAAACCGGTTCCTTTACTTATTTTTTTGTCGATCTTAACAGCAGTCGGTTCTGCTTTTTTAAATAACGTGACAACTGTACTCTTGATTGTACCGATCGTTTTAACCTTAACCCGAATGCTTGAAATGAATGCTGTCCCATTTTTGCTTACCATTATTCTTGCCTCTAATATAGGTGGTACTGCGACGTTAATTGGTGATCCTCCAAACCTGATGATTGGTCAAGCTGTTGAACATCTTAGTTTTAATGATTTTTTATTTCATTTAGGTCCGGTTGTTTTGTTTATCTTTATCGTCATTTTAACAGGTTTAGTCATGTATTATCGAAATTCACTAAAAGTAACGACAGAAAACCAAATGAGGTTACTAGCGATTGAGCCAAAGTCTTATTTAAAGCACAAGCCGTTATTAATTAAGTCAGTATCAGTTCTCGCTGTCACGACGTTCGGATTTATTATTCAGCCATTATTAAAGGTTGAATTAACGAGTATTGCGATGGCAGGTGCATTACTTTTAATGTTGTTAACGCATCAAGAACAAAATATTGAGGAAGTATTTAAGTCGGTCGAGTGGGTGACATTGTTTTTCTTTGTTGGTCTTTTTATGCTTGTTGGTGGATTAAAAGATGTCGGGATTATCGATGAAATTGCAAAATCGATTATATATTATACAGATGGAGATTTACCAAAAACATCAATCTTCATCTTGTGGAGTTCGGGAATACTTTCCGGTTTTGTTGATAATATCCCCTTTGTAGCGGCAATGATTCCTGTCATATTAGAATTTGAAAATTATGGTATGACGAATTTAGACCCTTTATGGTGGGCACTTGCATTAGGAGCTTGTCTCGGTGGGAATGGAACATTAATCGGTGCGACAGCGAATGTGATTGTCGCTGGGCTTGCAATGAAAGCCAAGCAACCGTTTAGTTACATGGAGTTTCTAAAGGTAGGTGCTCCTGTTGCGCTCGTTTCGTTTATTATTTCAACGGTTTATTTATATGTGAGGTACTTAATTCCATTTCACTAA